The Symphalangus syndactylus isolate Jambi chromosome 8, NHGRI_mSymSyn1-v2.1_pri, whole genome shotgun sequence genome includes a window with the following:
- the RPL36AL gene encoding ribosomal protein eL42-like — MVNVPKTRRTFCKKCGKHQPHKVTQYKKGKDSLYAQGRRRYDRKQSGYGGQTKPIFRKKAKTTKKIVLRLECVEPNCRSKRMLAIKRCKHFELGGDKKRKGQVIQF, encoded by the coding sequence ATGGTCAACGTACCTAAAACCCGGAGAACCTTCTGTAAGAAGTGTGGCAAGCATCAGCCTCACAAAGTGACACAGTATAAGAAGGGCAAGGATTCTTTGTATGCCCAGGGAAGGAGGCGCTATGATCGGAAGCAGAGTGGCTATGGTGGGCAGACAAAGCCAATTTTCCGGAAGAAGGCTAAGACCACAAAGAAGATTGTGCTAAGGCTGGAATGTGTTGAGCCTAACTGCAGATCCAAAAGAATGCTGGCCATTAAGAGGTGCAAGCATTTTGAACTGGGAGGAGATAAGAAGAGGAAGGGCCAAGTGATCCAGTTCTAa